One genomic segment of Synechocystis sp. LKSZ1 includes these proteins:
- a CDS encoding AI-2E family transporter, with product MRQLPSAKFWPNLSNATLLNILLLFGCGWALMLLINYFYSVIAIFTTAGIFAALLNYPVAWLSRYIPRPGAIALTFTIAVVTLVGAVTLLGIEVINQGQGLLDQLTGTWNHESLLPFRNFLEEVDMNKIVATLQSGLASGLSIAQSLFSSAFTGIFTVVISVYMVIDGDKLWRLFLQLVPAPSRDRFAKTFQRSFLGFLRGQLLLMLFLSVASFLAFSLLGVRYALILAVIIGVLDAIPGIGATLGVVIVTLLVLASQGGATAVPVVIVSVLLQQVQDNIVHPKVMGNALELNPVLLFLALFIGERIAGLLGVFLAIPLAGMIAAWVRSVKAETETEPLEEYPKV from the coding sequence ATGCGCCAACTGCCCTCTGCTAAATTTTGGCCCAACCTCAGTAACGCCACCCTCCTCAATATTCTGTTGCTCTTTGGTTGTGGCTGGGCCCTCATGCTCTTGATCAACTATTTCTACAGTGTCATTGCCATTTTTACGACGGCGGGTATCTTCGCCGCTCTCTTAAACTATCCTGTGGCCTGGCTCTCTCGCTATATTCCCCGGCCTGGGGCCATTGCCCTAACTTTTACCATTGCCGTGGTGACCTTGGTGGGAGCGGTTACTCTACTAGGCATAGAAGTGATCAACCAGGGCCAGGGCCTACTCGACCAGTTAACGGGCACCTGGAACCATGAAAGTTTGCTGCCCTTCCGCAACTTTCTAGAAGAGGTCGATATGAATAAAATTGTGGCAACCCTCCAATCCGGCCTGGCCTCGGGGTTGAGTATCGCCCAAAGTCTGTTTTCCAGTGCCTTTACGGGTATTTTTACCGTCGTGATTAGTGTCTATATGGTGATCGACGGCGATAAGCTCTGGCGCCTATTTCTGCAACTAGTGCCGGCACCCTCTCGTGACCGCTTTGCCAAAACCTTTCAAAGAAGTTTTCTAGGATTTCTACGCGGGCAACTTCTGTTGATGCTCTTCTTGTCGGTGGCCAGCTTTTTGGCTTTTTCCCTGTTGGGGGTTCGCTACGCCTTAATCCTGGCAGTGATTATTGGCGTATTAGATGCTATTCCTGGTATCGGGGCCACCCTGGGAGTTGTGATCGTGACCCTGCTGGTTCTGGCTTCCCAAGGCGGTGCGACAGCAGTTCCCGTGGTGATTGTCTCTGTCCTGTTACAGCAAGTTCAGGACAATATTGTTCATCCAAAAGTGATGGGCAATGCCCTAGAACTCAATCCAGTATTGCTATTCCTGGCCCTGTTTATTGGGGAACGGATTGCTGGCCTGCTGGGGGTTTTCCTGGCCATTCCCCTCGCTGGGATGATTGCGGCCTGGGTGCGGTCAGTCAAGGCTGAGACGGAAACAGAGCCCTTGGAGGAATACCCCAAGGTTTAA
- a CDS encoding DNA adenine methylase, translating to MNPVKADFANVPKAKPFLKWAGGKSQLLSQFHNLYPLALKEHKLNRYVEPFVGGGAVFFDVMQTYKIESAFLYDINWDLIIAYNVVKSNVEDLISVLQGIAEDYLQRSELERKEFYYALRQRYNQNKQALDHHCYSGQWLQQTALLLFLNRTCFNGLFRLNHQGEFNVPHGRYKNPKILDAQNLLAVAQLLKNVEIKWGDFEVCAQHINSNTFVYFDPPYRPLNRTANFTTYSTFTFNDQQQHRLSLFFRHLDQSSGAKLMLSNSDPHNENSDDDFFEILYQDYRIYRVQAHRMINSNAQKRGFIKELVIVNY from the coding sequence ATGAACCCAGTCAAGGCTGATTTTGCTAATGTCCCCAAGGCTAAACCGTTTCTTAAATGGGCCGGCGGCAAATCCCAACTACTATCCCAATTCCATAATCTGTATCCATTGGCATTAAAGGAGCACAAGCTTAATCGCTATGTAGAACCCTTTGTCGGAGGAGGCGCTGTTTTTTTTGATGTGATGCAGACCTATAAAATTGAATCTGCTTTTTTGTATGATATCAATTGGGATTTGATTATTGCCTACAATGTAGTTAAAAGTAATGTTGAAGATTTGATCTCCGTTCTCCAAGGGATCGCAGAAGATTATTTACAACGGTCTGAACTAGAACGTAAAGAATTTTACTATGCCCTGCGTCAACGCTACAATCAAAATAAACAGGCTCTAGATCATCATTGCTATTCTGGCCAGTGGCTTCAGCAAACAGCCCTATTATTATTTTTAAATCGTACTTGTTTTAATGGCCTATTCCGCCTTAATCACCAAGGAGAGTTTAACGTTCCCCATGGTCGCTATAAAAATCCTAAAATTCTAGATGCTCAAAATTTATTAGCTGTTGCCCAGCTCTTAAAAAATGTGGAAATAAAATGGGGTGATTTTGAAGTTTGCGCTCAGCATATCAACTCTAATACTTTTGTCTATTTCGATCCACCCTATCGTCCCCTTAACCGAACTGCTAATTTTACCACCTACTCTACCTTCACTTTTAACGATCAACAGCAACACCGTCTAAGTCTATTTTTTCGTCATCTAGATCAATCCTCTGGGGCCAAATTGATGCTAAGTAATTCTGACCCCCACAATGAAAACAGTGATGATGATTTTTTTGAAATACTCTATCAAGACTATCGGATTTATCGGGTTCAAGCCCATCGGATGATTAATAGTAATGCTCAAAAAAGAGGCTTCATTAAAGAACTGGTAATTGTTAACTATTAG
- a CDS encoding folate-binding protein, giving the protein MNAHPSDHDTNSTLSEHLAWQALQSTVAVYWPQTVGLIKLTGADRARFLHNQSTNDIQGLRVGQFCETVFVTSTGRTLDLTTALILDQEMILQVSPQRRDFLLGWMDRYLFPMDNVQLHDLSSTYTWISLIGPGAKAQLAQWGLPVPSPSQMALAGPSDAPFYLLPQTGLDLPGYTIIFPVTQQTQFQPWIESAGLEVMGEDLWEHLRVQQGRPAPGMELTEDYNPLEAGLWRAISFTKGCYIGQETIARLNTYQGVKQRLWGIRLERPVAPGTPLMVAEEKVGLITSLSPLDSGLGLAYVRTKAGGQDLRVQAGDSTGLITAVPYLSHEYYRPSSS; this is encoded by the coding sequence ATGAATGCTCACCCTTCTGATCACGACACTAATAGTACATTATCTGAACACCTAGCTTGGCAAGCTCTCCAAAGCACCGTTGCTGTTTATTGGCCACAGACTGTTGGTCTAATTAAATTAACGGGGGCCGACCGGGCCCGTTTTTTGCACAACCAGAGCACGAACGACATCCAGGGCCTGAGAGTAGGCCAATTTTGCGAAACGGTTTTTGTGACTTCGACGGGACGAACCCTCGACCTAACCACAGCCCTTATTCTCGATCAAGAAATGATCCTCCAGGTATCGCCCCAACGCCGTGATTTTTTGCTGGGCTGGATGGATCGTTATCTCTTTCCCATGGATAATGTCCAACTCCACGACCTCTCTTCAACCTATACGTGGATCAGTTTAATTGGCCCGGGTGCTAAAGCCCAATTAGCGCAATGGGGCCTGCCTGTCCCCTCACCTTCCCAGATGGCCCTGGCCGGGCCAAGTGATGCACCTTTCTACCTGCTACCGCAGACGGGCCTAGACCTACCGGGCTACACCATCATTTTTCCCGTTACCCAACAGACTCAGTTTCAGCCCTGGATAGAAAGCGCTGGCCTGGAAGTCATGGGGGAAGACCTCTGGGAACATCTGCGCGTTCAACAGGGCCGGCCGGCCCCCGGTATGGAATTAACGGAAGACTACAATCCCCTAGAAGCTGGCCTGTGGCGGGCTATTTCCTTCACCAAGGGCTGTTACATCGGCCAGGAAACCATTGCGCGCCTCAACACCTACCAAGGGGTCAAGCAACGCCTCTGGGGAATTCGCCTAGAGAGACCGGTTGCGCCTGGAACGCCCCTGATGGTTGCCGAAGAAAAGGTAGGCCTGATTACTAGCCTCAGTCCCCTCGATTCTGGTTTAGGCCTGGCCTATGTCAGAACCAAGGCCGGGGGCCAGGATTTAAGGGTGCAAGCCGGAGACAGCACTGGCCTCATTACCGCTGTTCCCTATCTGTCCCATGAGTATTATCGGCCCTCTTCCTCCTAG
- a CDS encoding PAP/fibrillin family protein yields MQEKTKLLEAIAGTNRGLLATEADRVAILSAVEQLEDHNPHPHPLQFQALLDGNWRLLYTTSRGILGLDRFPLIQLGQIYQYLDLINGKLYNVAEIEGLPLLEALVVVGASFEAVSDRRVEVKFERSIIGLQRWLNYQNPTQFVQALELGKKFFPIDFSLDRRESMGWLEITYLDEDLRIGRGNEGNVFILAKEA; encoded by the coding sequence ATGCAGGAAAAAACTAAACTCCTTGAAGCCATTGCCGGCACTAATCGTGGCCTCCTCGCCACCGAGGCCGACCGGGTTGCGATTCTCTCCGCCGTCGAACAATTGGAGGATCACAATCCCCATCCCCATCCTCTACAGTTCCAGGCCCTGCTGGACGGTAATTGGCGACTTCTCTACACCACCAGTCGGGGGATCCTGGGCCTTGATCGGTTTCCCCTAATCCAACTCGGCCAAATTTATCAATACCTAGATTTGATCAATGGCAAACTGTACAACGTGGCAGAAATCGAGGGCCTGCCGTTGCTGGAGGCCTTGGTGGTGGTCGGGGCCAGTTTTGAAGCCGTATCAGATCGCCGGGTGGAGGTCAAATTTGAGCGCTCAATTATTGGCCTACAACGGTGGCTCAATTATCAAAATCCAACCCAGTTTGTTCAGGCCCTGGAACTGGGCAAGAAATTTTTCCCCATCGATTTCAGCCTAGACCGCCGAGAATCCATGGGCTGGCTAGAAATCACCTATCTTGACGAGGATCTCCGCATTGGCCGGGGCAATGAAGGCAATGTCTTCATCCTGGCCAAGGAGGCCTAG
- a CDS encoding DUF389 domain-containing protein — protein MPDKVLSSRRWLRWISRIRRAFAHNLALNDGHKTLIYEQLSESVSLNNISFWLEVIFAAGIATLGLVLNSPAVIIGAMVISPLMGSILANGLALAVGDVVLALRSALNLVLSCSLAILLAMVLVFLLPFQEVTSEIAARTNPTLLDLLVALFSGAVGSVATCKQVKGIAASLPGVAIAVALMPPLCVVGYGLGTAWSSGTLQGLTIAQGGGLLFFTNLVAIIFTAMVVFFLVHFETPAVREHMQAWKAGNRESLIIQNLLSSFPQGHYLKKIGGLPARFLLIVVTMVAISFPLTQSLQELRQEVVRKRASSDLRNQITEVWQQTLGSSSSEDLQAYINKLTFTETANSLNIQLQILTNQFYSDADKQRFLERLATALRRTPDSINLNLVEIPTSQLAENLRVPNVPAILPPPISELQAQLLQNVGASLETLSLPSVAELVTYQLELRPQQSFSLDIIYLAPRELQADAQALLSQNLRQALGLPQTSIRFTRLHPNLGKISPSPTSDLSSQAKAMLDKAGQTLQRYPSLQLVLEIPALGSSSSPDLISSLLALQTYLEQKWQIPRDRLREVTTPATDIQLRLETQSGHEKNGQG, from the coding sequence ATGCCAGATAAAGTTCTCTCCTCCCGTCGTTGGCTCCGCTGGATTAGCCGCATTCGCCGGGCCTTTGCCCACAATTTGGCCCTTAACGATGGTCACAAGACCTTGATTTATGAACAACTGAGCGAGTCCGTTAGTCTTAATAACATCAGTTTTTGGCTAGAGGTCATCTTTGCCGCTGGCATTGCCACCTTGGGCCTGGTGCTGAATAGCCCGGCGGTGATTATCGGGGCCATGGTGATTTCGCCGCTGATGGGCAGTATTTTGGCCAATGGACTTGCCTTAGCGGTGGGGGATGTGGTCTTGGCCCTGCGCTCGGCCCTGAATTTAGTTCTGAGTTGTAGCCTGGCCATTCTTTTGGCCATGGTTTTGGTCTTTTTACTGCCGTTTCAGGAAGTCACCTCCGAAATTGCTGCTCGCACCAATCCGACTCTACTGGATCTGTTGGTGGCCCTTTTTTCCGGGGCCGTTGGCTCTGTGGCCACCTGTAAACAGGTCAAAGGCATTGCCGCTTCTCTTCCAGGGGTTGCCATTGCTGTGGCCCTGATGCCCCCCCTCTGTGTGGTGGGTTACGGCCTGGGAACGGCCTGGAGTTCTGGCACTCTCCAGGGCCTGACCATTGCCCAGGGGGGAGGACTGCTCTTTTTTACAAACCTGGTGGCCATTATTTTTACGGCCATGGTGGTCTTTTTTTTGGTGCATTTTGAAACACCAGCGGTGCGGGAACACATGCAGGCCTGGAAGGCTGGCAACCGTGAAAGCTTGATCATTCAAAATCTATTGAGTTCCTTTCCCCAGGGCCACTACCTTAAAAAAATTGGTGGTCTGCCAGCACGCTTTTTACTGATCGTTGTCACCATGGTGGCCATTTCCTTTCCGTTGACGCAGTCGCTTCAGGAGTTACGCCAAGAAGTTGTCCGTAAACGAGCTAGCAGTGACCTGCGTAACCAAATCACGGAAGTCTGGCAACAAACCCTAGGGTCATCTTCTAGCGAAGACCTCCAAGCCTATATCAATAAACTAACGTTTACTGAAACCGCCAATAGCCTCAACATCCAACTCCAGATCCTCACGAATCAGTTCTATTCTGATGCCGACAAACAACGTTTTCTAGAGCGTTTGGCGACTGCCCTCCGACGTACTCCCGATAGTATTAATCTCAACTTGGTTGAAATTCCCACTAGCCAACTGGCAGAGAATCTCCGGGTTCCGAATGTTCCGGCAATCCTACCGCCACCAATCAGTGAATTGCAAGCTCAACTTCTCCAGAACGTCGGTGCTAGTCTAGAGACCCTCAGCCTGCCCTCCGTTGCAGAGCTTGTAACCTATCAACTGGAGCTGCGTCCCCAACAGAGTTTCAGTCTAGACATTATCTATCTTGCCCCACGGGAGCTCCAGGCCGATGCCCAAGCCCTATTAAGCCAAAATCTCCGTCAGGCCCTTGGCCTACCCCAGACCTCGATTCGCTTTACCCGCCTCCATCCCAATCTCGGCAAAATCTCCCCTTCTCCAACCTCTGATCTTTCCTCCCAAGCCAAGGCTATGCTGGACAAAGCGGGCCAAACCCTCCAACGCTATCCCAGCTTACAGCTTGTCCTAGAAATACCAGCTTTAGGCTCATCCAGTTCACCAGACCTGATCAGTTCTCTTTTGGCCCTGCAAACCTATCTAGAACAAAAATGGCAAATTCCCCGTGACCGCCTCCGGGAAGTGACGACTCCAGCCACCGATATTCAACTCCGCCTCGAAACCCAAAGTGGACACGAGAAGAATGGCCAGGGCTAA
- a CDS encoding ribonuclease Z, whose amino-acid sequence MEITFLGTSSGVPTRSRNVSSIALRLPQRAEVWLLDCGEGTQHQLLRSDVKISQLTRIFITHLHGDHIFGLMGLLASCGLAGVGQGIELYGPPGLADYLKACCKYSATHLINRIRVNTIEGDGLLYEDDEFRVSCGLLKHRIPAYGYRIEEKDRPGRFRVEEAQGLGIPSGPLYGKLKRGETITLADGRRIQGSQLCDPTEPGRKLAYCTDTVFCDGAVQLAQGVDVLIHEATFAHQDAEMAFERLHSTSTMAAQVALLAQVRELIMTHFSPRYAPGNSLQLEDLLAEAQAIFPNTRLAKDFLCYEIPRQRVKGAHAQPLATPLA is encoded by the coding sequence GTGGAGATTACTTTTTTAGGAACCAGTTCTGGTGTCCCCACTCGTTCACGCAATGTGTCGAGTATCGCCCTGCGTTTGCCCCAGCGGGCCGAAGTTTGGCTCTTGGATTGTGGCGAAGGCACCCAGCACCAGTTACTCCGCAGTGATGTCAAAATCTCTCAGTTGACCCGGATTTTTATTACCCATCTCCATGGGGATCATATTTTTGGACTGATGGGCCTGTTAGCCAGTTGTGGCCTCGCCGGGGTTGGTCAAGGCATTGAACTCTATGGCCCGCCGGGCCTAGCGGATTATCTTAAGGCCTGTTGCAAGTATTCCGCCACCCATCTCATCAATCGCATCCGGGTCAACACCATTGAGGGGGACGGCCTGCTGTACGAAGATGACGAATTTCGGGTTAGCTGTGGTCTGTTGAAGCATCGCATCCCGGCCTACGGTTATCGCATTGAAGAAAAAGACCGTCCCGGCCGCTTTCGGGTAGAAGAGGCCCAGGGCTTGGGTATTCCCTCCGGCCCACTCTACGGCAAACTGAAACGAGGCGAGACCATTACCCTTGCCGACGGCCGACGTATTCAGGGGTCTCAACTGTGTGATCCGACGGAACCGGGACGAAAACTGGCCTATTGTACCGATACCGTATTTTGTGATGGGGCCGTCCAGTTGGCTCAGGGGGTCGATGTCCTAATCCATGAGGCGACCTTTGCCCATCAAGACGCTGAGATGGCCTTTGAGCGTTTGCATTCCACCTCCACCATGGCGGCCCAGGTGGCGCTGTTGGCCCAGGTACGAGAGCTGATTATGACCCACTTCAGCCCCCGCTATGCTCCCGGTAATTCTCTGCAATTAGAAGATCTGCTTGCAGAAGCCCAGGCCATTTTCCCTAATACGCGATTAGCCAAGGATTTTCTCTGCTACGAAATTCCCCGTCAACGAGTTAAGGGGGCCCACGCCCAACCCCTAGCCACCCCTCTCGCCTAG
- the aroF gene encoding 3-deoxy-7-phosphoheptulonate synthase has translation MIVVMKVGTPELEIERISQDFTERGLTPEKIVGKHKVVIALVGETAALDPLQIQEVSPWIEDVLRVEQPFKRASLTFRHGEYSEVIVSTPAGPVAIGQHHPVAVVAGPCSVENEAMIIETAKRVKAAGAKFLRGGAYKPRTSPYAFQGHGESALGLLAAAKEATGLGIITEVMDAADLEKIAEVADVIQVGARNMQNFAMLKKVGAQDKPVLLKRGMAATIDEWLMAAEYILAAGNPNVILCERGIRTFDSHYTRNCLDLSVLPVLRALTHLPIMIDPSHGTGKSDYVPSMAMAAIAAGTDSLMIEVHPNPAKALSDGPQSLTPDRFDEVMQQLGTIGHAVGRWPKVAAAIA, from the coding sequence ATGATCGTCGTGATGAAGGTCGGCACCCCTGAGCTAGAAATTGAACGCATTAGCCAAGACTTCACAGAACGGGGCCTGACCCCCGAAAAAATTGTTGGTAAACACAAGGTGGTCATTGCCCTAGTGGGGGAAACTGCTGCCCTAGATCCCCTACAAATCCAAGAAGTCAGCCCCTGGATTGAAGATGTTCTCCGGGTGGAACAACCCTTTAAACGCGCTAGCCTTACCTTCCGTCACGGCGAATATAGCGAAGTCATTGTATCAACTCCCGCTGGCCCTGTGGCCATTGGCCAACACCATCCCGTTGCGGTAGTGGCCGGGCCCTGTTCCGTGGAAAACGAAGCCATGATTATCGAAACCGCCAAGCGCGTCAAGGCGGCTGGGGCCAAATTCCTCCGGGGGGGAGCCTACAAACCCCGCACCTCCCCCTACGCCTTCCAGGGCCATGGGGAAAGTGCCTTGGGCTTGTTGGCCGCCGCTAAAGAAGCTACGGGGTTAGGCATCATCACAGAAGTGATGGATGCAGCGGATCTAGAGAAAATTGCTGAAGTTGCCGACGTGATTCAAGTTGGGGCCCGCAACATGCAAAATTTCGCCATGCTGAAGAAAGTCGGGGCCCAAGATAAGCCCGTTCTGCTGAAGCGGGGTATGGCCGCCACCATTGATGAATGGCTAATGGCCGCCGAGTATATCCTCGCCGCTGGTAATCCCAACGTCATTCTCTGTGAACGGGGTATTCGCACCTTTGATAGCCACTACACCCGCAACTGTTTAGACCTCTCGGTGTTGCCGGTTCTGCGGGCCCTGACTCACCTGCCGATCATGATCGACCCCAGCCATGGCACGGGTAAATCAGACTACGTTCCTTCGATGGCTATGGCGGCCATTGCCGCTGGCACAGATTCCCTGATGATTGAAGTCCACCCCAATCCAGCCAAGGCCCTGTCCGACGGGCCCCAGTCCTTGACTCCTGACCGTTTTGATGAAGTCATGCAACAGTTGGGCACGATTGGTCACGCCGTTGGTCGTTGGCCGAAAGTAGCGGCGGCCATTGCCTAG
- a CDS encoding PAM68 family protein, which translates to MPAPSPRDRLPFERKAKKKKPEKTPPLTSPSPAPSSKAQQGRIPEVVGNRMVRRMALFSGIPTGLGMFSFVAFYWIVSHDWLEIPTYVVFAVSLLLFGLGVLGLSYGIFSTSWDEREAGSWWGWQEFTLNLGRTVQAWRNARAQAQEAKEN; encoded by the coding sequence ATGCCTGCGCCCTCCCCCCGCGACCGTCTTCCCTTTGAGCGAAAAGCCAAGAAAAAAAAGCCTGAAAAAACACCCCCGCTAACCTCTCCGTCCCCCGCTCCCTCGTCTAAGGCCCAGCAGGGAAGGATTCCTGAGGTGGTGGGTAATCGGATGGTACGGCGAATGGCCCTTTTTTCCGGTATCCCCACGGGGCTGGGCATGTTTTCCTTTGTAGCCTTTTATTGGATTGTCAGCCACGATTGGTTAGAGATTCCGACCTACGTTGTCTTTGCCGTCAGCCTACTGTTATTTGGCCTAGGGGTGTTGGGCCTCAGTTACGGCATTTTCTCCACCTCTTGGGATGAACGGGAAGCCGGAAGTTGGTGGGGTTGGCAAGAATTTACCCTGAATCTTGGCCGTACTGTCCAGGCCTGGCGGAATGCTCGTGCCCAGGCCCAGGAGGCAAAGGAAAATTAG
- the rpsO gene encoding 30S ribosomal protein S15: MALTQTRKQELMTEYQVHETDTGSPDLQVALLTERISQLTGHLQANPKDHASRRGLLKMIGHRRRLLGYINAKEPERYQALIKRLGIRR, translated from the coding sequence ATGGCGTTAACCCAAACCCGTAAACAAGAATTGATGACCGAGTATCAAGTCCACGAAACCGATACCGGTTCCCCTGATTTGCAAGTGGCCCTGCTCACCGAGCGGATCTCTCAACTCACGGGTCATCTGCAAGCCAATCCCAAAGACCATGCTTCCCGCCGTGGCCTGCTCAAGATGATCGGCCATCGTCGCCGTTTGTTAGGCTATATCAATGCCAAGGAACCCGAACGCTATCAAGCCCTGATTAAGCGTTTAGGCATCCGCCGTTAA
- the hisH gene encoding imidazole glycerol phosphate synthase subunit HisH, which translates to MGLIAVIDYDMGNLHSVCKGIEKVGGQPIVTDSPQTLAQAAGVVLPGVGSFDPAIQHLRSRDLIAPIQDLIAAGKPFLGICLGLQILFEGSEEGQEAGLGVIPGRVRRFRSEPGLTIPHMGWNSLALTQPQHPLWQGLPPDPSVYFVHSYYVDPSDSGVIAATVTHGQQTVTAAIAQENLAAVQFHPEKSSTLGLQILANFVKPLVGLAP; encoded by the coding sequence ATGGGTTTAATTGCCGTTATTGATTACGATATGGGCAATTTACACTCAGTTTGTAAAGGCATCGAAAAAGTGGGGGGCCAGCCCATTGTCACCGACTCGCCCCAGACCTTGGCCCAAGCCGCCGGAGTTGTTTTGCCAGGGGTAGGTTCTTTTGATCCAGCCATCCAGCATCTCCGGTCACGGGACTTAATCGCGCCTATTCAAGACCTGATTGCCGCCGGTAAACCGTTTTTGGGTATTTGCCTCGGCCTCCAGATTTTGTTTGAAGGCTCGGAGGAAGGCCAAGAAGCGGGCCTGGGGGTAATACCGGGGCGCGTCCGTCGCTTTCGTTCTGAACCGGGCCTGACCATTCCCCACATGGGCTGGAATTCCCTGGCCCTGACCCAACCCCAACATCCTCTTTGGCAGGGCCTGCCCCCAGATCCCAGCGTTTATTTTGTCCATTCCTACTACGTCGATCCCAGTGATTCAGGGGTAATAGCGGCCACTGTCACCCATGGCCAGCAGACCGTTACTGCCGCCATTGCTCAGGAGAATCTTGCCGCCGTCCAGTTCCATCCCGAAAAGTCTTCAACCCTAGGCCTGCAAATCCTGGCTAATTTTGTCAAACCCCTGGTGGGTCTTGCGCCTTAA
- a CDS encoding glutamyl-tRNA reductase, translating to MNIAVVGLSHKTAPVEIREKLSIQEAKIEESLTHLRGYPHIEEVAIISTCNRLEIYAVVTETEKGVIEITQFLSEIGHIPLATLRRYLFTLLHQDAVRHLMRVAAGLESLVLGEGQILAQVRTTHKLGQKYQGVGRLLDRLFKQAITAGRRVRTETSIGTGAVSISSAAVELVHTKVDLTCQRVAIIGAGKMSCLLVKHLLAKGATAITIVNRSRHRSEELAAQFPQAHLNLRPLAEMLAAIAEADIVFTSTGATDPILTKANLSPCALSAATLMLVDISVPRNVSTDVEELGHIQVFNVDDLKAVVAQNQASRRKMAQEAESLLDEEVDAFELWWRSLETVPTISSLRNKVEDIREQELEKALSRLGSEFAEKHQEVIEALTRGIVNKILHEPMVQLRAQQDIEARKQCLQSLKMLFNLEVEEQLGQA from the coding sequence ATGAATATTGCCGTTGTGGGACTGAGTCACAAAACAGCCCCCGTTGAAATTCGTGAAAAGCTCAGTATTCAAGAAGCCAAAATAGAAGAATCCCTGACGCACCTAAGGGGCTATCCCCACATCGAAGAAGTCGCCATTATCAGCACCTGTAATCGCCTGGAAATCTACGCCGTTGTCACGGAAACGGAAAAAGGGGTGATTGAAATTACGCAGTTTCTCTCGGAAATCGGCCATATTCCCCTGGCTACCCTGCGTCGCTATCTGTTCACCTTGCTCCATCAGGATGCGGTGCGTCACCTCATGCGGGTAGCCGCTGGCCTAGAAAGCCTCGTCCTGGGGGAAGGGCAAATTCTGGCCCAAGTTCGTACTACCCATAAGCTTGGTCAAAAATATCAGGGCGTGGGCCGTCTCCTCGACCGTTTGTTTAAGCAGGCCATCACCGCCGGACGTCGTGTCCGTACCGAAACCAGCATTGGCACCGGGGCCGTTTCCATTAGTTCAGCAGCGGTGGAGTTAGTGCATACCAAGGTTGACTTGACCTGTCAGCGCGTCGCCATTATCGGGGCTGGCAAAATGTCCTGTCTGTTGGTGAAACACTTGTTAGCAAAGGGAGCCACAGCCATTACCATTGTTAACCGTTCTCGGCACCGCTCGGAGGAACTGGCGGCTCAATTTCCCCAGGCCCATCTCAACCTGCGGCCGCTGGCGGAGATGTTGGCGGCCATCGCGGAAGCCGATATTGTTTTTACCAGTACCGGGGCTACCGATCCGATTCTGACCAAGGCCAATTTAAGTCCTTGTGCCTTGAGTGCCGCTACACTGATGCTGGTGGATATTTCTGTACCAAGAAACGTGTCTACTGATGTTGAGGAGTTGGGCCATATTCAAGTCTTTAATGTGGATGACCTCAAGGCCGTCGTAGCCCAAAACCAGGCCAGTCGCCGCAAGATGGCCCAAGAGGCCGAAAGCCTGTTGGATGAAGAGGTAGATGCCTTTGAACTCTGGTGGCGTTCCCTGGAAACGGTTCCCACCATTAGCTCCCTGCGCAATAAAGTCGAGGATATTCGTGAGCAGGAACTGGAAAAGGCCCTGTCCCGCCTCGGCAGTGAATTTGCCGAAAAACACCAGGAAGTGATCGAGGCCCTGACCCGTGGCATCGTCAATAAAATTCTCCACGAACCCATGGTACAACTGCGGGCCCAGCAGGATATCGAAGCCCGGAAACAATGCCTGCAATCGCTTAAGATGCTGTTCAACCTAGAGGTAGAAGAACAATTGGGCCAGGCCTAG